A genomic segment from Castor canadensis chromosome 1, mCasCan1.hap1v2, whole genome shotgun sequence encodes:
- the Misfa gene encoding mitochondrial sheath formation-associated protein, with protein MIVLGWMLFVGLACYMGTFPELMPPTLKWKERWPVKESKARRRSHALEKELLRF; from the exons ATGATCGTGCTTGGCTGGATGCTTTTTGTTGGACTTGCATGTTACATGGGCACATTTCCAGAACTAATG CCTCCAACTCTAAAGTGGAAAGAGAGGTGGCCTGTTAAGGAGAGCAAGGCACGACGGAGGAGCCACGCTTTGGAGAAAGAGCTTTTGCG ATTTTGA